tatatagggggccgctccaatgagaccccctaattttagtgggatctagggcacgatctggtgcgtttattttatcaatcctatggctgatattgtatctggagggtgattttttttcgcagggttcgaatcctggagggagcagaatattttaaattttgttattcatcagtatatactgcattgttcatcagtatatacggccttgttcatcagtatatatgtcttattcattacgaattttttttttaaaaaaattcatcagtatatacatcttattcattagatatacgttttgttcatttgTATTATAtgccttattcattgtactcatgttacacgaaaaatagggggtctcactggagcgcgtccctatatatatagggacgcgctccagtgagaccccctatttttcgtgtaacatgagtacaatgaataaggcaTATAATAcaaatgaacaaaacgtatatctaatgaacaagatgtatatactgatgaaaaataaattttaaaaaattcgtaatgaataaaacatatatactgatgaacatggccgtatatactgatgaacaacgcagtatatactgatgaataacaaaatttaaaatattctgctccctccaggattcgaaccctgcgaaaaaaaatcaccctctagatacaatatcagccataggattgacaaaataaacgcaccagatcatgtcctagatctcactaaaattagggggtctcattggagcggccccctatatatatattgattttacCTATCTCGCTATGAGATGAGAAATTCTTATGtatttactttttataattatgataaattcatttatattcatgatatatataaacacatgcgttactaaatttataatttatacgTGCATGTATGAATAAAAAGGTTAAAATCCCAATTTGTGTGAATTTACATTCGAGTAACAAAGACACCAAAAAAAATATCGTGACATAATAATGCTTTGTAAATTtgaaaaatgaaggaaaatctaaaataaaatgaagaaattgaaaagaaaagaaaattccaCTCAAAAGCTTTTATGTATAAAGGATAAACACATGCAAGTAGATGCATAATATCAAATTATCATAATTAGTAATCACTGCTCACAAACCACGctccctccgccgccgccgtcttcCGCCGCAAGCAAATCAGCAACAATGGACGAGTCTTGGCGAATGAGGATAGGAATGCCCACACCTCCGTCGCCGCCGCCCATACTCCAGCGGCCGAGCCACCATCTCCGGCAACCCGCCTCCGACGACCACTTAAACCCGGAAGACTTCAGCGACGTCTTCGGCGGGCCACCTCGAACGATTCTCTCCCGCCAGTTCTCCTCCGGCTTCCCGCGatcgtcgtcgtcgtcctcCTCCACGAGCTACTTCTACGAGGAGATTTTCCGGCCGCCGGAGaaggcgccgccgccgccggggaGGAGGAGCGGGCGGAGCTTGCCGGAGTTCAGGATCCCGGGCCATCAGAAACGAGAGAAAACCGGTTTTTACAGCGATATTTTTGGGAGGGATGATGAGAGGGTCGTGAGGTCGAGATCAAGATCAAAAACGAGCTCTTCGTCGGTGCTCAGCTCGGAGGAGCTCAGCCCTCTCCGGCCGGCCTTCTCcttcgacggcggcggcggcgacgacgtcTCGTCTTTCGCTCCGAAACTCAGGTATTTTTCATTCCTTTCCTTCTATATGCTATTAGCGCTGATTCTGCCTCTTTTTACACAAGATTAGGTGCTAATTTCAACCTAATTTTgaaagatcatataattggaagaAATCAGGGTTTAAGTTCGATCATAGGTGATGGAAATTAgctgaactgaaactgaaattTCAATTCATTCTAGGCCAATTAATGTGAGGACTACGTGGAATTCGACAAGAATGGGGCATGAAGATCAGCTAAGGCAGCAAAACATGATGCCGCCATTTTCAAGCATTCCTCACTCTCACAATGGCCCAGACAATCTGAGGAGCTTCCCCTTCGGATTAAGTCGAAGGAACGCCTCTCCGGAGACGATCAGCCTTGAGCCGGTTTCAAACGGCAGCTTCAGAGTGTCTGCAGATGACATGGAGCTCAACAACTCACCATCATCTGCAGTTTCCTCGGTTTGCCACCGTGAGGCCGAGGAGGATGAAGCCATGAGCTCCTATGTGATTGAGATCAACTCCGAGAACAGGGAAGGGACTTGTGAATCCAACGGTGTGGATGAGGCCATAGCCTGGGCCAAGGAGAAGTCTCAAACACATTATTCCGAGTGTGAGGCAGAGAAAACTACACAAGGTTTGTGTCAGTTTTTCTCTTCTTGCTTCTTGCTTCTTTCTTAACTCTGTCCATTGATGTTGGTTGTGTCTTTTTGCAGATCTGTTGAATGGACATCAGGTTTCTGAGGGACATACAGACAGTTTTGGATCATTGGTAATGTTGTCCTAACATCCAAGAAATCGAACATTTTGTATCGTCTTGGATCATCATGTGGTTTGTTCTTCGTTGCAGTCTACTGCTTATGGTTGTGAACGCCTTTTCTGTTGTTGGTTTGCAGGATAATCAGCAGGTCAAGTGGGAAATAGTAGAAGACGAACAACAACTTGAATGCACGGTATAAAGCTTTATTTCCAAATTGCATTGTAACATATGTGATCACACATGCCTTTCTCATCATAGTTGAGGCCTTCAACTTTCAAGAATTGTTTCTGGAATCATACATTGCATCTTTAAGAACTGAACTCCGTTGGATAATGACGTTGTGATCTCATAGCTCAAGTTTGGATCGCGTATGTAGTAACCTAATCCATCGTTTGGGCTTGTGATAGTCAACTACTATCTTCAAACCAAAGCAGGTGCAAACAGAAATTGAGGTTCTGGATGAGAAGATCAGGTTATGGTCAACTGGCAAGGAAGCTGACATTCGACTGCTGCTATCTTCCTTGCATCATGTGAGataattttcatatatactCCACTTTGTAATGCAAAATTCCTTGTTTATGGTTAAAGAAATCTAGATTATGCAAATAACAAATACATACTCTCTTTGCCACTCAGATCTTATGGCCTAATAGTGGTTGGCTACCGGTGCCCTTGGCAAATATAATCGAATCCTCTCAAGTGAAGAAATCGTATCAGAAGGCCCGGCTGTGCCTGCACCCGGACAAGCTCCAACAAAGAGGTGCGACGCCCCAACAGAAGTACATTGCAGATAAAGCCTTTTCGATACTTCAGGTCAGTTTTGAACATTGCACAAGTTGAAGAATTGGCCAAGACTCTTGTCTTAACTTGTGATGTTGTTTGTAGGATGCTTGGGCTGCATTCATCTCTCTAGATGTGTTCTAAACAAAGGAAAACAAGTGTTAATTTTTCGACGGGACATCGATGAATACAGGAGGAATATGAGACTGAGTAGATATGTGAAGAGTGTGTTGTGATTCAGTGTGTTGTTTTTGGTAAATGCAAGAAAGTAGTTTTGAGTTGTTTATAATAGTAGCAAATTCACTTTATATTCTTCTGAAAATATGATTTTTAGTTCTGTGCACAATGAGTTTACTGCAACAGAGAGCAGATTACTTACTCTTTCAATTTTGAATGcacttttaaaaattattctaatcTTTATTTGTTTGGATAAATAAATTTTAGGAAACAGCATAACAATTAACTTGAACCTAAAACCAGTTTCAAACCTTTGGTTTAAGACATTAACTAGTATACCATATTTCCTTTGACTTGTTTATTTTTAGAGTGCATTACATTATATTTCTATTTAGAAGACAAATGTTTCAAATATACAACAAAGATAACACATATTGATTGCCTTCACATTAGTTACAAAAGGCTCAGCAATCTCCAAGACTGGAAAATGAAATTCTCATTTGACCTCTATTCAAAAACCGTAATTATCGCAAAAACagggagaaaagaaaaaaagcaaACCACTAACTGCTTCAAACTTTACAATGGCATACACCCTTTTCATTATAAGAGGAGATAATTTCAATTGGAAGACATTTTTATTCGGAGCATGGTAATGAAATGCCGGCGGGGGGCAACGATCAATCGAATTAACACTTGTCTGGTGCAACCAAAAATAGAATAGAGAAAAATGTCCTAGACAACTGCgacatgatcaaaatcatattGTATAGTTGTTCTACTTTGTTCTGGTGATGACTATATGCGTTAGTTCTACAAGTGCCCGCCTCGACCTCTGCACAACCTCGTCCTCGTTTTCTGGAAGGGCGTCGATTGCAGCTGATGCAAGCCTAGCATGCTTTGCTGCTAGCTCTCTCGCTCTCTGAATTCCACTACTCTTTGATAGAATTTCTAGAGCCtaaagagatagagagagagaacatgAAACTCGATAGTCGATATCTTTGcttcttttgttattttaaaggGCAGATGATCAAGTGAAAAAGCAAACTTACCCGGTCCACATTTGAGGACTTCTCAAATCCTTGATCGACTATCTTCCGTAGCTCAGGATATTCCTCAATAGCGAACAATATAGGAGCAGTAACAATCCCCTagaaaaattatttgaaaattttggcATGTCATCATGAAGTAACTATTCGGGCAATCGAGTTAAGTTGAAACGAAATGGAGATACTTACGTGGCGAATGTCGGACAAGGATCCCTTCCCAAGGGAAGCTGATGTGCCAGTGAAATCAAGAACATCATCAATTATCTGAAATGCCAACCCCTGCAAACAAGATTTCATGATAGAACTATCAAAAAGTAACACATAACATACTTTCCATTGGGAGAAAAGACAGCCTGTAGTCCAGTCAAAACACACAAACATACTCTCCCAATTTCATTGTACATACAAGCAAGAAAGAGAACAGGAAAAAATACAAACCAAGTTCTTGCCGTACTCATAAGCCAAATTTGAAACTTCTGCCGTTTGTCCAGCAATAAGGGCAATAGACTTACAACTATTGCATATTAGTGACGCAGTTTTGTAGTATGTCTTTTCCATATAGTACTCCATGCTGCCAAAAGCAACCGCGCAATATTTTAGGAAGAACGGGCAAAAGATAAGAGAAGCGTGAGAAAGGAACAGTAATTTATATCATGTGATCTCATTCCGCAAGTTACCAAGACGTAAGGGAACAGCCAAACGAAATAAAAGAAGCTGTAAGCCCAGCTAGCAGTATACCTGCAGCGCTGCTCAGATGTAGTAGTCATTTGCATGGTCTCACCAGTGACCAGATGTTCCACGACTTGAGCGATGAGTGTGACAACCTGTAACAATAACAAGAAACATAAATGATATTACGAGTGTGATTCTTAAGCATGTGTATGATTGGTCTTTCATAATGTCACATGTGTGTAGAGAAATGCTTATCCTCAACCGGCAAAAGCTTAAAGGGTACCTCTGTGTTTTTCAAGGAAGCAAGAGCCACACAAGCTCTAGATAGCAGGAAATCTCCAGCCAACACAGCTAACTGCAATTTAAACAAAAAAGACACAACTCAATAGACAAATAAGCTAACTCAAAAGGTAAAAGTCAAACCATCACAACGAATTAGGTAGAAAGGAAAAACCAGTAGTATTAAGATGATCTTTAGTTAAAAATCAAGCTCCTTTACACATTTTCCTTATTGTCGGTTAAGATCGAGTTATTAAAGAGGGAAATCAAAAAAGGATAGAAATCACGTACCTTATTTCCCATCACATAGTTCAAAGAGCCAATACCCCGCCTTGTATCAGCATCATCCAACACATCATCATGGAGGAGGCTAGCAACCTATTATATTACAGGGATATTATTAAACAAAGATACAACCTTCCAATATGTAcagaataattaaaataagaaaaggcATCCCACAAACACAGAATAGTAACATTGCGAGAAGGTAAGATCCCATAAAGCTGCAGAATAAGAAGTAGAAGAAGGGTTACAAATTAATGTGATAATTACAAGAATAAACCCAATTCCCCAATGTGGTTCAGTAGCATCATACAAAAAGCAAGGTAAGTACAAAtccaataataatatcataaatTTTTATCACTAGTAAGTAGCAACTTAACTATGACAAGTCTACAAACAGACGGACACAATTTTCCACTCATTCTTCACACAATTTTGGCACAATTAATTTTATAACTGAAAACCCATTTGAATGTCCAAGAATGAGATATGAAGTGAAGCATTTTGTAAACAGGTTACTACAAAGAGCTGGAGTCACTAACATGGATCATCTCTGTAATCTCAGCAACGCACTGTTGTCTTGTACGCAACTCTGTGGACAAAGTATTGACTGCAACCTCAGATGTTTGCCTTGCGATTGGTAAGTCTAGAGCTGTTGCCATCAATAAAAGGACCTGCATAAGTAATCAATTCCCAAAATTAGAAATCATTCCGTGTCGCTAGTAATCTTAAATTTATACTCATATAAAAAGCAAATGGGCCAGCACAAGTCGATCAAATATAGAATGCTTCATTTTTCGCAGCGGTGTAACAAGTGGGGGCACATAACACAGATAGAAAGGAAAGTCTTACAGTGGGTCTGAATCTTTTCCCTTCAACtccaaatttgaaaaaatactCCGCGGCAGAGGCAAGCTTGGGAACCTGTATGAGAAGAAATAAGTGTGAATTACCTTCATTACATATCTATCTGTTGGAAAACAGTATCAACGTACATGTCATACCTCCGCAACTACCATAGACCTCAAGCGATCCGCAAGAATCGACAGTTCATCAGCAACAAGAGAAAACGGGTCTAGTTGCTCCTGCCATACAATTAAGAAGGTTGGCCACACAATAGAGCGCATCTAGACCAGCTGGCAACCATATACAAAGACATGAAAAGTGATTGCAGTTTAATCATGTTATCTGCAATCACTATTATTTCAAGGCAATTGGAACATCATCACAATTTGATTATCAAAAATGGGCAAATGGAACAAGAATTGCACTGACCTCAACTGCAGAGCTGCTCTGAAGGTGAACCTGTTGCCCAACCGTACTAATGGCATTTGACACCCAAGAATAAATAACTCTGCAACCCAAAACCTACTAATAAACAGTAACAAAGCAAATATAATACAATGTAAAGGTACTAAATATGTCAAGAGCAGCGAAATATATGGTGGTTGCATAAGCATCGCCATTTAACAGTTAAACAAAATGCACCAAGGCTAGAGAGCTGAAGAGAGCAACATAATTTCTCAGATTAAAAATGGAATCAGAGAATAAGTCAGGTTCCACCATCTATTAAAAGATCACTGTagcaaaatttaatttttcatcatGAGACAAGCTTGTGTAACCCATACGCCAGCTCAATTTAGTGGAAAACCCATTTACACCCACCAACTGTTCGATCAATTTCCAAAAAAAGGGAATAGTGATACCCTTCACTAACAACCGCGAATTTCAAAAGCTAGCCCAAAAACAATTAACTTCCACTTAAGCAAACGACGCCACAAGCACAAAAATAGCACGCGAATTCACCTCTCGAGAAGACTGAATAGGATTGCGAAAGTGGGAGGAATGCTCGAGCTGCAACGGCGCGCTGCCGCTACACCCCAAAGACGAGTAGACCCATCGACGACGGGCGTAGCCCGACCTCGCCAACCGGGCGAGCCCTCTCACCGAAATCATCTCCGAATCTCCAACTAGGTCAACGGTCCTTCAATTATGTTGGATCGGAACAGTGGTGAAGGGGCAATTTATTGATCGGTGATCGGTGATGAAGAAATCATAAGCCGACATTAATTTCTGCTCAAGAAATTACGCGAAATGGCAGACGGCTACTTGCTCCCAAACCCCAAACCCATGACCTATCTAAGGTAAGTTATGTGTTTCCATGGCAGCCATGAAATTATTGGGCTTGAAGTCGGCCCAATTTGGAAAAAGCCCAATCCATATAGATTAGCCCATTAATAAAGTGGGCTTTCATATCTTGAGATTGGACCCATGACAAATACAGTGTTGGATTTTACAAACTTTGAGTTTAGAGTGGAGATGTAAATGAATAAAGCTACTGGCAAATTACTCGTGACTCGATTCGAAAAAAGTTTATTTCGAACTCAATTCAATAATAAATGAGTTGAGCTCGAACCCGATTTCAagctcgataattttatcgagccGAACTTGAACCTGATAGCATTTGGTTCGTTGAGCTTTCGAACATGTTCGAATCATCACACTTCGATTCAATTGAATATATTCCTCGatgtattaaatatataaagtaTGTTGTATAAGATGTTAGTATTTTTCCCCATTAAGATTGATTATCCTCACAAGTAAGACATTAAGAAGCCAAAGCTTGGTTTCTTTATTATCTTTTCTTAGGGAAAAATTCAATCTCGAATAATATCATATTTTCtatgtccataaaaaatagtcttaGATGAGAATACTACGAATTTTAATCAAAATATTTGAATGTATTATAAGTGGAGAAggaataatgataattaattgtattgtgagtgaagaaagaaGCTCATCATATGATAGAAAgtttataaaaatgaaaatgaactaatctttatatatataaagagcaaagtaaatgtaaataagttTAATTGCAAGGACATAATTggaattgaaaaattaattaagttaaaattgTTACCTATAAAACCGCCGACAATCAATTTTTGCAAAACTGCcgaccattttttttttatgtacacaaTTTAGAATTAATACCTTTCATTTCTTACTATGTAAACTAGATCACAATAAGCAAAAGCATTAAAAGCAAAACATATCATTTGTTTAATGTTTTATCAgtatatttaatctttatatatataaagagcaaagtaaatgtaaataagttTAATTGCAAGGACATAATtggaattgaaaatttaattaagttaaaattgTTACCTATAAAACCGCCGACAATCAATTTTTGCAAAACTGCCgaccattttttttatgtacacaaTTTAGAATTAATACCTTTCATTTCTTACTATGTAAACTAGATCACAATAAGCAAAAGCATTAAAAGCAAAACATATAATTTGTTTAATGTTTTATCagtatatttaataatttattatctcTCTACTTTTCCTTTTCAAGAGATGTGTTtaaacgtttttatttttatttgccctttttctgattttttgacatttggttttttatattttgtatttgtattattttatgttaattttttaataagagaaacgaattttaaattaaaatgtatCATGATGTCACTACTATAAAAATTtgtaaattacataattatattttatttttaagcattaaattatacaattgCCACATAATAAAAGGTAGTGACAGTGGATCAATTTTTTGAATTGATTATTAATTTGTTCAAACACAAAATATAGAATTATTATAGGTTAAGAGAATAATTTGTACGTAAATTgagctataaaattaaaattaaccaCTTTCTACCCAtgccacattgatttttttaatttaatctattctttcctctctctctctctcttgcataTTTGCTTTCTTCTTATTTTAGTATATTTTATCCTATATGCAATTAAACTAAAAGATTATGAAAATTTAAGttcaaaatagtaaaattagaatcttttaaaatttcaacataattatttgaataattaaatacatttttatCTTTCTACAAATATAAATGGAACAATTACTTTGTTTGCATGTATTAAACAACCTCAACGAGTTATattatatgcatatattataaaatatctcttactttaataaaagaagaaaagtgaatcattttttaactttttggaaatttcttaaatatttaaattttcaaaataactttttatttttttatattttccttatatataccTGATTTGACTATTAATTACTATAATTTTGAATTCGAAAGTATAGTTGTTAATCTGGTTTACATCATTAGCA
The genomic region above belongs to Salvia miltiorrhiza cultivar Shanhuang (shh) chromosome 5, IMPLAD_Smil_shh, whole genome shotgun sequence and contains:
- the LOC130985167 gene encoding uncharacterized protein LOC130985167 isoform X1, which encodes MDESWRMRIGMPTPPSPPPILQRPSHHLRQPASDDHLNPEDFSDVFGGPPRTILSRQFSSGFPRSSSSSSSTSYFYEEIFRPPEKAPPPPGRRSGRSLPEFRIPGHQKREKTGFYSDIFGRDDERVVRSRSRSKTSSSSVLSSEELSPLRPAFSFDGGGGDDVSSFAPKLRPINVRTTWNSTRMGHEDQLRQQNMMPPFSSIPHSHNGPDNLRSFPFGLSRRNASPETISLEPVSNGSFRVSADDMELNNSPSSAVSSVCHREAEEDEAMSSYVIEINSENREGTCESNGVDEAIAWAKEKSQTHYSECEAEKTTQDLLNGHQVSEGHTDSFGSLDNQQVKWEIVEDEQQLECTSTTIFKPKQVQTEIEVLDEKIRLWSTGKEADIRLLLSSLHHILWPNSGWLPVPLANIIESSQVKKSYQKARLCLHPDKLQQRGATPQQKYIADKAFSILQDAWAAFISLDVF
- the LOC130985167 gene encoding uncharacterized protein LOC130985167 isoform X2; translated protein: MDESWRMRIGMPTPPSPPPILQRPSHHLRQPASDDHLNPEDFSDVFGGPPRTILSRQFSSGFPRSSSSSSSTSYFYEEIFRPPEKAPPPPGRRSGRSLPEFRIPGHQKREKTGFYSDIFGRDDERVVRSRSRSKTSSSSVLSSEELSPLRPAFSFDGGGGDDVSSFAPKLRPINVRTTWNSTRMGHEDQLRQQNMMPPFSSIPHSHNGPDNLRSFPFGLSRRNASPETISLEPVSNGSFRVSADDMELNNSPSSAVSSVCHREAEEDEAMSSYVIEINSENREGTCESNGVDEAIAWAKEKSQTHYSECEAEKTTQDLLNGHQVSEGHTDSFGSLDNQQVKWEIVEDEQQLECTQVQTEIEVLDEKIRLWSTGKEADIRLLLSSLHHILWPNSGWLPVPLANIIESSQVKKSYQKARLCLHPDKLQQRGATPQQKYIADKAFSILQDAWAAFISLDVF
- the LOC130985167 gene encoding uncharacterized protein LOC130985167 isoform X3, with translation MDESWRMRIGMPTPPSPPPILQRPSHHLRQPASDDHLNPEDFSDVFGGPPRTILSRQFSSGFPRSSSSSSSTSYFYEEIFRPPEKAPPPPGRRSGRSLPEFRIPGHQKREKTGFYSDIFGRDDERVVRSRSRSKTSSSSVLSSEELSPLRPAFSFDGGGGDDVSSFAPKLRPINVRTTWNSTRMGHEDQLRQQNMMPPFSSIPHSHNGPDNLRSFPFGLSRRNASPETISLEPVSNGSFRVSADDMELNNSPSSAVSSVCHREAEEDEAMSSYVIEINSENREGTCESNGVDEAIAWAKEKSQTHYSECEAEKTTQDLLNGHQVSEGHTDSFGSLDNQQVKWEIVEDEQQLECTVQTEIEVLDEKIRLWSTGKEADIRLLLSSLHHILWPNSGWLPVPLANIIESSQVKKSYQKARLCLHPDKLQQRGATPQQKYIADKAFSILQDAWAAFISLDVF
- the LOC130985168 gene encoding solanesyl diphosphate synthase 3, chloroplastic/mitochondrial isoform X1 gives rise to the protein MISVRGLARLARSGYARRRWVYSSLGCSGSAPLQLEHSSHFRNPIQSSREVLGCRVIYSWVSNAISTVGQQVHLQSSSAVEEQLDPFSLVADELSILADRLRSMVVAEVPKLASAAEYFFKFGVEGKRFRPTVLLLMATALDLPIARQTSEVAVNTLSTELRTRQQCVAEITEMIHVASLLHDDVLDDADTRRGIGSLNYVMGNKLAVLAGDFLLSRACVALASLKNTEVVTLIAQVVEHLVTGETMQMTTTSEQRCSMEYYMEKTYYKTASLICNSCKSIALIAGQTAEVSNLAYEYGKNLGLAFQIIDDVLDFTGTSASLGKGSLSDIRHGIVTAPILFAIEEYPELRKIVDQGFEKSSNVDRALEILSKSSGIQRARELAAKHARLASAAIDALPENEDEVVQRSRRALVELTHIVITRTK
- the LOC130985168 gene encoding solanesyl diphosphate synthase 3, chloroplastic/mitochondrial isoform X2, with translation MRSIVWPTFLIVWQEQLDPFSLVADELSILADRLRSMVVAEVPKLASAAEYFFKFGVEGKRFRPTVLLLMATALDLPIARQTSEVAVNTLSTELRTRQQCVAEITEMIHVASLLHDDVLDDADTRRGIGSLNYVMGNKLAVLAGDFLLSRACVALASLKNTEVVTLIAQVVEHLVTGETMQMTTTSEQRCSMEYYMEKTYYKTASLICNSCKSIALIAGQTAEVSNLAYEYGKNLGLAFQIIDDVLDFTGTSASLGKGSLSDIRHGIVTAPILFAIEEYPELRKIVDQGFEKSSNVDRALEILSKSSGIQRARELAAKHARLASAAIDALPENEDEVVQRSRRALVELTHIVITRTK